The window AGCCTCTACCACCCGACGGGCCTGCTCCAGGGCTGCTGGTTCGATGGCCCCAAGTGAAATCTGCGCCCTGACATGGGCCATTTCAAAGGGCCGGGTGCGTGAGAACACCTTTTCAACGGTTGCCTGGGCTTTTCTGGGATGTCCCCAGCGGGTGTGGGCCTCTGCAGTGATCGCCAGGGCATAAGGGTCTGCTTCCTGACCCATCATCTCTGCCACCTTGAAGGCTTCAGCGAGGGTCACGACAGCCTGCTTGTGTTGCCCGAGGTCCAGAAGCACCTCACCCAGAATGCACACCGCACTGATGATCCCTGTGCCATTGCGCTCTTTGCGAGCCTGGTCCAGCCCCTGCTGGGTGAGGTCCAGGGCCTCTTCCAGTTCCCCCAGTTGCCAAAGGCTGCTTCCCTGATGCACCAGAGAGAGCGCTCCCTCCTGTCCCTTCAGCACCTCCAGGGCAGCGTGAGGGTGACCCTGTCGATTCAGGGCAATGGCTTTGAGCAGATCCATCTGACCTGCAGCCCGATCACAAAACATCAGGGTGAGGTCCACAAGTCCAGACTGCCACGCCTGCACGGCCTTCTCACAGGCCAGATCTGGAGGCAGGTTCTGATCAAGGTGCCGGGACAGCTCTGCATGAAGGGCATGCAGCTCAGGGAAAGTGTGGGCAAGGTCAGGCATCACTGAAGAAAAAGTATATAAGGTGCGTTGCGGACCACCAAGCAAAAAGGACAGCAGATTCACACTGCTGTCCTTTTTTGTGGCGAATCAGTAGTCGTCGCCGCGTTTGGGTTCGTCGTACTGGGAATGCAGCACGAACAGTGGGAGTCCCACAAAGAACCCGATCACGACAATCGCTGTGATGATTCCAAAAATCAGGGTGGCGTCCACAGGTGTCCTCCTAGCTCCACAGTGTAGCGGATTTGCACAGGGACAAAAACACTTGCGCGTACAGACCTGACCTCAGGAGGAGCTACGCTGCCGGTAACACAGGTCAGGTCAAA of the Deinococcus cellulosilyticus NBRC 106333 = KACC 11606 genome contains:
- a CDS encoding tetratricopeptide repeat protein produces the protein MPDLAHTFPELHALHAELSRHLDQNLPPDLACEKAVQAWQSGLVDLTLMFCDRAAGQMDLLKAIALNRQGHPHAALEVLKGQEGALSLVHQGSSLWQLGELEEALDLTQQGLDQARKERNGTGIISAVCILGEVLLDLGQHKQAVVTLAEAFKVAEMMGQEADPYALAITAEAHTRWGHPRKAQATVEKVFSRTRPFEMAHVRAQISLGAIEPAALEQARRVVEALGWGFWQKRLQSRA